In the Gemmatimonadaceae bacterium genome, one interval contains:
- the fusA gene encoding elongation factor G, with product MPRTTPLEHYRNIGIMAHIDAGKTTTTERILYYTGKSHKIGEVHDGAATMDWMEQEQERGITITSAATTCFWMRHGQSHEKGSGPEFRINIIDTPGHVDFTVEVERSLRVLDGAVTLLDSVAGVEPQTETVWRQADRYRVPRMIFSNKMDRVGANFERCLAMIKDRLTKRAFALQLPVGSGETFTGHIDVLERKQYIFHDETMGKTFSVVDVPAEFKDACELARHEAIEAAVEHDEVLMEKYLAGEELSMDEIRSAIRKATIAMEFVPVLCGASFKNKGVQALLDAVIDYLPAPVDVPAIQGHLPHHDETFVEAPIKDEAPFAALAFKIATDPFVGKLTFFRVYSGVLQSGSYVYNSTKDKRERVGRLLQMHANKREEIEEVRAGDIAAAIGLKDTRTGDTLCTEDNPIILEAMKFPAPVIDVAIEPKTKADQDKLAIALQKLAEEDPTFRVRSDAETGQTIIAGMGELHLEIIVDRMMREFKVDANVGRPQVAYRETIKKRVEKVEGKFIRQSGGKGQFGHVVINMEPSEQGQGYVFEDKIVGGVIPREYIGPVEQGIKEALETGVLAGYPVVDVKVQLVFGSYHEVDSSEMAFKIAGSMAFKEAAKAASPCLLEPVMKVEVVSPEAYMGDVLGDLSSRRGKIGGMTQRGEAQVISATVPLAEMFGYSTRLRSMSQGRAVYSMEFSHYEEVPKSKAEEIISKVKA from the coding sequence ATGCCGCGTACGACCCCGCTCGAGCACTATCGCAATATCGGCATCATGGCCCACATCGATGCCGGCAAGACGACCACCACGGAGCGCATCCTCTATTACACGGGGAAGTCGCACAAGATTGGTGAAGTCCACGATGGCGCCGCCACGATGGACTGGATGGAGCAGGAGCAGGAGCGTGGCATCACGATCACGTCGGCCGCGACCACGTGCTTCTGGATGCGCCACGGTCAGTCGCATGAGAAGGGCAGCGGGCCGGAATTCCGCATCAACATCATCGACACCCCGGGCCACGTCGACTTCACGGTCGAAGTGGAACGCTCGCTGCGCGTGCTCGACGGCGCAGTGACGCTGCTCGACTCGGTGGCCGGTGTGGAGCCGCAGACGGAAACGGTGTGGCGTCAGGCCGACCGCTACCGCGTGCCGCGCATGATCTTCTCGAACAAGATGGACCGTGTGGGCGCGAACTTCGAGCGCTGCCTCGCCATGATCAAGGACCGGCTGACGAAGCGCGCCTTCGCGCTCCAGCTGCCTGTGGGATCGGGTGAGACGTTCACCGGCCACATCGACGTGCTCGAGCGCAAGCAGTACATCTTCCACGACGAGACGATGGGCAAGACGTTCTCGGTGGTCGATGTGCCGGCTGAGTTCAAGGACGCCTGCGAGCTCGCGCGCCACGAGGCCATCGAGGCCGCGGTGGAGCACGACGAAGTGCTGATGGAGAAGTACCTGGCGGGCGAAGAGCTCTCGATGGACGAAATCCGCTCGGCGATCCGCAAGGCGACGATCGCGATGGAATTCGTGCCGGTGCTCTGCGGCGCGTCGTTCAAGAACAAGGGTGTGCAGGCGCTGCTCGACGCCGTGATCGATTACCTCCCGGCGCCGGTCGACGTCCCCGCCATCCAGGGCCACCTGCCGCATCACGACGAAACGTTCGTCGAAGCGCCGATCAAGGACGAAGCGCCGTTTGCCGCGCTGGCGTTCAAGATCGCGACCGACCCGTTCGTCGGAAAGCTGACCTTCTTCCGCGTGTACTCGGGTGTGCTGCAGTCGGGCAGCTACGTGTACAACAGCACGAAGGACAAGCGTGAGCGCGTGGGGCGTCTGCTGCAGATGCACGCCAACAAGCGCGAGGAGATCGAGGAAGTGCGCGCCGGCGACATCGCCGCCGCCATCGGCCTCAAGGACACGCGCACGGGCGACACGCTCTGCACGGAAGACAATCCGATCATCCTCGAGGCGATGAAGTTCCCGGCGCCCGTCATCGACGTCGCCATTGAGCCGAAGACGAAGGCCGACCAGGACAAGCTCGCCATCGCGCTGCAGAAGCTCGCCGAAGAAGATCCGACGTTCCGCGTGCGTTCCGACGCCGAGACGGGGCAGACGATCATCGCCGGTATGGGCGAGCTGCACCTCGAGATCATCGTCGACCGCATGATGCGCGAATTCAAGGTCGATGCGAACGTGGGCCGCCCGCAGGTGGCCTATCGCGAGACGATCAAGAAGCGCGTCGAGAAGGTCGAAGGGAAGTTCATCCGCCAGTCGGGCGGTAAGGGTCAGTTCGGCCACGTCGTCATCAACATGGAGCCGTCCGAACAGGGCCAGGGCTACGTGTTCGAAGACAAGATCGTGGGTGGTGTCATTCCGCGTGAGTACATCGGTCCGGTGGAGCAGGGCATCAAGGAAGCGCTCGAGACGGGCGTCCTGGCCGGCTACCCGGTGGTCGATGTGAAGGTGCAGCTCGTCTTCGGGTCCTACCACGAAGTCGACTCGTCGGAAATGGCGTTCAAGATCGCCGGCTCGATGGCATTCAAGGAGGCGGCCAAGGCGGCCAGCCCCTGCCTGCTGGAGCCGGTCATGAAGGTCGAGGTCGTGAGCCCGGAAGCGTACATGGGCGACGTCCTCGGCGACCTCTCCTCGCGTCGCGGCAAGATCGGCGGCATGACGCAGCGTGGCGAGGCGCAGGTCATCTCGGCCACGGTGCCGCTGGCCGAGATGTTCGGCTACTCGACGCGCCTGCGCAGCATGTCGCAGGGGCGTGCGGTCTACTCGATGGAGTTTTCGCACTACGAGGAAGTGCCGAAGTCGAAGGCCGAAGAGATCATCAGCAAGGTGAAGGCGTAA
- the tuf gene encoding elongation factor Tu codes for MGKAKFERNKPHVNVGTIGHVDHGKTTTTAALTKISSDKGYGTKYVAYDEVAKASESQGRRDSTKILTIATSHVEYETEARHYAHVDCPGHADYVKNMITGAAQMDGAILVVSAVDGPMPQTREHILLARQVNVPKVVVFLNKCDLVEDEELLDLVELEVRELLSKYDYDGDDAPVIRGSAINAINGDPKWVAEFQKLYDALDTYIPEPIRETDKPFLLPVEDVFSITGRGTVATGRIERGIIKVGEEVQLVGYGAEKKSVVTGVEMFRKLLDEGQAGDNVGLLLRGVDKKEIERGMVLAKPNSIKPHTKFTAEVYVLTKEEGGRHTPFFKGYRPQFYFRTTDVTGNIELPEGMEMVMPGDNVTMTIDLIIPIAMEEQLRFAIREGGRTVGAGVVTKILA; via the coding sequence ATGGGCAAGGCAAAGTTCGAGCGGAACAAGCCGCACGTGAACGTCGGGACGATCGGCCACGTCGACCACGGCAAGACGACCACGACGGCGGCGCTGACGAAGATCTCGTCGGACAAGGGCTACGGCACGAAGTACGTCGCGTACGACGAAGTCGCGAAGGCGTCGGAGTCGCAGGGTCGCCGTGACTCGACGAAGATCCTCACGATTGCCACGTCGCACGTTGAGTACGAGACGGAAGCGCGTCACTACGCGCACGTCGACTGCCCGGGCCACGCGGACTACGTGAAGAACATGATCACCGGCGCGGCGCAGATGGACGGCGCCATTCTCGTGGTGTCGGCCGTGGACGGCCCGATGCCGCAGACGCGCGAGCACATCCTCCTGGCGCGCCAGGTGAACGTGCCGAAGGTCGTCGTGTTCCTCAACAAGTGCGACCTCGTGGAAGACGAAGAGCTCCTCGACCTCGTCGAGCTCGAAGTCCGCGAGCTGCTCTCGAAGTACGACTACGACGGTGACGACGCCCCGGTGATCCGTGGCTCGGCCATCAACGCGATCAACGGCGACCCGAAGTGGGTGGCCGAGTTCCAGAAGCTGTACGACGCCCTCGACACGTACATCCCCGAGCCGATCCGCGAGACGGACAAGCCGTTCCTCCTCCCGGTCGAAGACGTGTTCTCGATCACGGGTCGTGGCACGGTGGCGACGGGCCGTATCGAGCGCGGCATCATCAAGGTCGGCGAGGAAGTGCAGCTCGTCGGCTACGGCGCCGAGAAGAAGTCGGTCGTGACGGGCGTCGAAATGTTCCGCAAGCTGCTGGACGAAGGCCAGGCCGGTGACAACGTCGGTCTCCTCCTCCGCGGCGTGGACAAGAAGGAAATCGAGCGCGGCATGGTGCTCGCCAAGCCGAACTCGATCAAGCCGCACACGAAGTTCACGGCCGAGGTCTACGTCCTCACGAAGGAAGAGGGTGGCCGCCACACGCCGTTCTTCAAGGGCTACCGCCCGCAGTTCTACTTCCGCACGACGGACGTGACGGGCAACATCGAGCTCCCCGAGGGGATGGAGATGGTGATGCCGGGCGACAACGTGACGATGACGATCGACCTCATCATCCCGATCGCCATGGAAGAGCAGCTGCGCTTCGCCATCCGTGAGGGTGGGCGCACGGTGGGCGCGGGCGTCGTTACCAAGATCCTCGCTTAA
- the rpsJ gene encoding 30S ribosomal protein S10, translating into MAGRIRIRLKAFDHAVIDQASADIVRTAEKTGASVSGPIPLPTKTQRWTVLRSPHVDKKSREQFELKTHKRVIDILDSRAGTVDALTKLDLPAGVDVEIKVE; encoded by the coding sequence ATGGCTGGCCGCATTCGCATTCGCCTCAAGGCCTTCGACCACGCTGTGATCGACCAGGCGTCGGCGGACATTGTCCGCACCGCCGAGAAGACCGGCGCGTCGGTGTCGGGCCCGATCCCGCTGCCCACGAAGACGCAGCGCTGGACGGTCCTGCGCTCGCCGCACGTGGACAAGAAGTCCCGCGAGCAGTTCGAACTGAAGACGCACAAGCGCGTGATCGATATCCTCGATTCGCGTGCCGGTACGGTGGACGCGCTGACGAAGCTCGATCTGCCCGCTGGCGTGGACGTCGAGATCAAGGTCGAATAG
- the rplC gene encoding 50S ribosomal protein L3: MIGIIGKKLGMTQLFNEQGQQVPCTVVEATPNPVTKVMTVDQAGFASVELGYGAQRVARPNKKGERTPKGRRATKAEVGHAAKAGLQAPPAVLKSFRLDDAPGKDAAIPAYNVGDAITVEIFTPGERVKVTGTSKGRGFQGVVKRHGFGGGPNTHGNTKHRKPGSIGAGTDPSRVIKGKKMPGHYGAAQHTSLSIRVEKVDAERNLIYLRGSVAGPTNGIVFVRKQG; this comes from the coding sequence ATGATCGGCATCATCGGCAAGAAGCTGGGCATGACCCAGCTGTTCAACGAGCAGGGGCAGCAAGTGCCCTGCACCGTGGTGGAGGCCACGCCGAACCCCGTCACCAAGGTGATGACGGTGGATCAGGCGGGCTTTGCCTCGGTGGAGCTCGGATACGGGGCCCAGCGAGTGGCGCGGCCCAACAAGAAGGGGGAGCGCACGCCGAAGGGCCGTCGCGCGACCAAGGCGGAAGTCGGACATGCGGCGAAGGCGGGGCTGCAGGCGCCGCCGGCCGTGCTCAAGAGCTTCCGCCTCGACGACGCGCCGGGCAAGGACGCCGCGATCCCCGCGTACAACGTGGGCGACGCGATCACCGTCGAGATCTTCACGCCCGGTGAGCGCGTGAAGGTGACGGGCACGTCCAAGGGCCGCGGCTTCCAGGGTGTCGTGAAGCGCCACGGCTTCGGCGGCGGCCCGAACACCCACGGTAACACCAAGCACCGCAAGCCCGGCTCGATCGGCGCGGGTACGGACCCGTCGCGCGTCATCAAGGGCAAGAAGATGCCCGGCCACTACGGCGCGGCGCAGCACACGTCTCTCAGCATCCGCGTCGAGAAGGTGGATGCCGAGCGCAACCTCATTTATCTGCGCGGTAGCGTGGCGGGGCCGACCAACGGCATCGTCTTCGTGCGGAAGCAGGGCTGA
- the rplD gene encoding 50S ribosomal protein L4 has product MMAESKTFEAPVYSAQGKQGGTRQLPEGTFDGIVNVPVMHQAVKAFLANRRQGTAKTKTRGEVTGGNQKPWKQKGTGRARQGSTRAPNWPGGGTVFGPQPRSYTQIVPKQVRALARKSAMNARAREGAVILVDALNYSAPKTKTMTDLLAKLGVADKKVLLLTDGVKPNVYLSARNLGRAHVMPFSDASTYHILWSDVVVIEASALTSTTAEG; this is encoded by the coding sequence ATGATGGCGGAATCCAAGACCTTCGAGGCGCCGGTGTACTCGGCGCAGGGGAAGCAGGGCGGCACGCGCCAGCTCCCCGAGGGCACGTTTGACGGGATCGTCAACGTGCCGGTCATGCACCAGGCGGTGAAGGCGTTCCTCGCCAACCGTCGCCAGGGCACGGCCAAGACCAAGACGCGCGGTGAAGTCACCGGCGGTAACCAGAAGCCGTGGAAGCAGAAGGGCACCGGTCGCGCCCGTCAGGGCTCGACGCGCGCGCCGAACTGGCCGGGCGGTGGTACCGTGTTCGGTCCGCAGCCGCGTTCCTACACGCAGATCGTGCCGAAGCAGGTGCGGGCGCTCGCGCGCAAGAGCGCGATGAATGCCCGGGCCCGTGAAGGGGCGGTGATCCTCGTCGATGCGCTCAACTACAGCGCGCCGAAGACGAAGACGATGACCGACCTGCTCGCGAAGCTCGGCGTGGCCGACAAGAAGGTGCTGCTCCTCACGGACGGCGTGAAGCCGAACGTGTACCTGAGCGCCCGCAACCTTGGCCGCGCGCACGTCATGCCGTTCAGCGACGCCAGCACCTATCACATCCTCTGGTCGGATGTGGTGGTGATCGAGGCGAGCGCGCTCACCTCCACCACGGCGGAGGGCTAA
- a CDS encoding 50S ribosomal protein L23 produces MATLHRTIMRPIITERTSAAYQDRGEYTFEVAPDATKYAIKEAIERLFGVKVTGVWTSNARGKARRVGQSIGRRPHTKKAIVKLRDGDTIAIFEG; encoded by the coding sequence ATGGCCACGCTGCATCGCACCATCATGCGCCCGATCATCACGGAGCGCACGTCGGCGGCCTATCAGGATCGCGGCGAATACACGTTCGAGGTGGCGCCCGACGCCACCAAGTACGCCATCAAGGAGGCCATTGAGCGCCTCTTCGGCGTGAAGGTCACCGGCGTCTGGACGTCGAACGCGCGCGGCAAGGCGCGTCGCGTTGGCCAGTCGATCGGTCGCCGTCCCCACACCAAGAAGGCGATCGTGAAGCTGCGTGACGGCGACACCATCGCGATCTTCGAGGGCTGA
- the rplB gene encoding 50S ribosomal protein L2 — MGIRQFKPVSKGSRFRSVSDFAEITRSTPEKSLVEPLKKSGGRDNHGHISMRRIGGGHKRMYRVIDFKRDKHGMPATVAHIEYDPNRSARIALVEYADGEKRYILHPKGLKQGDTVVSGPGSDVRTGNAMPLKEVPLGTSVHNIELKIGKGGQMARSAGAFAQVVAKEGEYVTLRMGSTEMRLVHGNCMATIGEVGNSEHELQSHGKAGKSRWLGKRPKVRGEVMNPVDHPHGGRTRGGRNVVSPWGKKEGVKTRNSKKASQRLIVRGRKRGRATQ, encoded by the coding sequence ATGGGTATCCGTCAGTTCAAGCCAGTCTCGAAGGGCTCGCGCTTCCGCTCGGTGTCGGATTTCGCCGAGATCACGCGCTCGACGCCCGAGAAGTCGCTCGTGGAACCGCTCAAGAAGTCGGGCGGCCGCGACAATCATGGCCACATCTCGATGCGTCGCATCGGTGGCGGCCACAAGCGCATGTATCGCGTCATCGATTTCAAGCGTGACAAGCACGGCATGCCGGCGACGGTCGCGCACATCGAGTACGATCCGAACCGCTCGGCGCGCATCGCGCTGGTCGAGTACGCGGACGGCGAGAAGCGCTACATCCTGCATCCGAAGGGACTGAAGCAGGGCGATACGGTGGTGTCGGGTCCGGGATCGGACGTGCGCACCGGCAACGCCATGCCGCTCAAGGAAGTCCCGCTCGGCACGTCGGTCCACAACATCGAGCTCAAGATCGGCAAGGGCGGCCAGATGGCCCGTTCGGCCGGCGCCTTCGCCCAGGTGGTCGCGAAGGAAGGCGAGTACGTGACGCTGCGCATGGGCTCCACCGAAATGCGCCTCGTGCACGGCAACTGCATGGCGACGATCGGCGAAGTGGGCAACTCGGAGCATGAGCTGCAGTCGCACGGCAAGGCCGGCAAGAGCCGTTGGCTCGGCAAGCGCCCGAAGGTGCGCGGTGAAGTCATGAACCCGGTGGATCACCCGCATGGTGGCCGTACGCGCGGCGGCCGGAACGTGGTGAGCCCGTGGGGCAAGAAGGAAGGCGTCAAGACGCGCAACAGCAAGAAGGCGTCGCAGCGTCTCATCGTGCGCGGCCGCAAGCGCGGCCGGGCCACGCAGTAA
- the rpsS gene encoding 30S ribosomal protein S19, whose translation MSRSIKKGPFVAERLEAKVVAMNAKNEKKVVKTWSRASTILPEFVGHTFAVHNGNKFIPVYVTENMVGHKLGEFSPTRLFRGHAGQKADAKKPAGKGGK comes from the coding sequence ATGTCGAGAAGCATTAAGAAGGGTCCGTTCGTCGCCGAACGCCTCGAGGCGAAGGTGGTTGCGATGAACGCCAAGAACGAAAAGAAGGTCGTGAAGACGTGGTCGCGGGCGAGCACGATCCTCCCCGAGTTCGTCGGGCACACCTTCGCCGTGCACAACGGGAACAAGTTCATCCCGGTGTACGTGACGGAAAACATGGTGGGCCACAAGCTGGGCGAGTTCTCGCCGACGCGTCTGTTCCGCGGTCACGCGGGCCAGAAGGCCGATGCGAAGAAGCCGGCCGGCAAGGGAGGCAAGTAA
- the rplV gene encoding 50S ribosomal protein L22: MKAGIEARAIQRTTRQSPYKMRLVIDQIRGQRVNDALALLKFSKKHAAEQIEKTLNSAVANAEQAARAANTSLDVDALVITKAIVNEGPKLKRWTPAAMGRATPMLKRTSHVEIVVTEAVK; this comes from the coding sequence ATGAAGGCGGGCATCGAGGCGCGCGCGATTCAGCGCACGACGCGCCAGTCGCCCTACAAGATGCGGCTGGTCATCGACCAGATCCGTGGGCAGCGCGTGAATGACGCGCTGGCTCTCCTGAAGTTCTCCAAGAAGCACGCGGCCGAGCAGATCGAGAAGACGCTCAACAGTGCCGTGGCGAACGCGGAGCAGGCGGCCCGTGCCGCCAACACGTCGCTCGATGTCGACGCGCTGGTGATCACGAAGGCCATCGTGAACGAGGGACCCAAGCTGAAGCGTTGGACGCCGGCCGCGATGGGCCGTGCGACTCCGATGCTCAAGCGGACCAGCCACGTGGAGATCGTGGTGACGGAGGCGGTGAAGTAA
- the rpsC gene encoding 30S ribosomal protein S3 — MGQKTNPIGFRLGVTKNWRSTWYAKKEMPALLKEDALLRKYLKARLDNAAISDVTIERKPGKVVVTIHTGRPGVVIGKKGAEVDKLRDELAQLTGKEVGINVEEIKRPELEAQLVADNIAAQLSQRISFRRAMKRAVQSAMRMGAMGIKVKAGGRLGGAEIARVEGYMEGRVPLHTLRADIDYAISTAKTTYGTIGVKVWIFKGEIVEDRRGKTYSTGN; from the coding sequence ATGGGACAGAAGACGAATCCGATCGGGTTCCGCCTCGGCGTCACGAAGAACTGGCGGTCGACCTGGTACGCGAAGAAGGAGATGCCGGCGCTGCTGAAGGAAGACGCGCTGCTCCGGAAGTACCTGAAGGCGCGCCTGGACAATGCGGCGATCTCGGATGTCACGATCGAGCGCAAGCCGGGCAAGGTGGTGGTCACCATCCACACGGGTCGTCCGGGTGTGGTGATCGGCAAGAAGGGCGCGGAAGTCGACAAGCTCCGGGATGAGCTCGCGCAGCTCACCGGCAAGGAAGTCGGCATCAACGTCGAAGAGATCAAGCGTCCCGAGCTCGAGGCCCAGCTGGTGGCCGACAACATCGCGGCGCAGCTCTCGCAGCGTATCTCGTTCCGCCGCGCGATGAAGCGCGCGGTGCAGAGCGCGATGCGGATGGGCGCGATGGGCATCAAGGTGAAGGCTGGCGGCCGCCTCGGCGGCGCCGAGATCGCGCGCGTGGAAGGGTACATGGAAGGCCGGGTGCCCCTTCATACGCTGCGCGCCGACATCGACTACGCGATCAGCACGGCGAAGACCACCTACGGCACCATTGGTGTGAAGGTGTGGATCTTCAAGGGCGAAATCGTGGAAGATCGTCGCGGCAAGACCTACTCGACCGGCAACTGA
- the rplP gene encoding 50S ribosomal protein L16, producing MLSPKRVKFRKMFKGRTTGLAHRGSELSFGHFGLQALEPGWVTSRQIEACRVAMTRHIKRGGKVWIRIFPDKPITKKPAETRMGKGKGSPELWVAVVKPGRVMFEIEGVTRELAETAMALAAAKLGVKTKFVAREEAVTNEG from the coding sequence ATGCTGAGTCCGAAGCGGGTCAAGTTCCGCAAGATGTTCAAGGGCCGGACCACGGGTCTGGCGCACCGTGGCTCCGAGCTGTCGTTTGGCCATTTCGGCCTGCAGGCGCTCGAGCCGGGGTGGGTGACGAGCCGGCAGATCGAAGCGTGCCGTGTCGCGATGACGCGTCACATCAAGCGTGGCGGCAAGGTGTGGATCCGGATCTTCCCGGACAAGCCGATCACGAAGAAGCCCGCCGAAACCCGCATGGGTAAGGGTAAGGGTTCGCCGGAACTGTGGGTGGCGGTCGTGAAGCCGGGCCGCGTGATGTTCGAAATCGAAGGCGTGACGCGCGAGCTGGCCGAGACGGCCATGGCCCTCGCCGCCGCCAAGCTGGGTGTGAAGACCAAGTTCGTTGCACGCGAGGAGGCGGTGACCAATGAAGGCTGA
- the rpmC gene encoding 50S ribosomal protein L29 produces the protein MKAEEIRGLADNELTARIAELEEERFRLKFRSASEALEEPLRLRSIRRDIARLKTVQRERQLAAAGR, from the coding sequence ATGAAGGCTGAAGAGATCCGCGGACTGGCTGACAACGAGCTGACGGCCCGCATCGCGGAACTGGAGGAGGAGCGTTTCCGCCTCAAGTTCCGCAGCGCGAGTGAAGCGCTGGAGGAGCCGCTGCGCCTGCGCAGCATCCGCCGCGACATCGCCCGCCTGAAGACGGTGCAGCGCGAGCGTCAGCTCGCCGCCGCTGGCCGCTAA
- the rpsQ gene encoding 30S ribosomal protein S17 → MAETNNASAAQNGASERTARKVRVGLVVSDKMDKTVVVSIDRRMPHPQYGKMVTRTAKLKAHDEENSAKVGDTVRIMETRPLSKDKRWRVVEIVERAR, encoded by the coding sequence ATGGCTGAGACGAACAACGCGAGCGCCGCGCAGAACGGCGCCTCCGAACGGACTGCACGCAAGGTGCGTGTCGGGCTGGTCGTGAGCGACAAGATGGACAAGACGGTCGTGGTGAGCATCGACCGTCGCATGCCGCATCCGCAGTACGGCAAGATGGTAACGCGGACGGCCAAGCTGAAGGCGCACGACGAGGAGAACTCGGCGAAGGTGGGAGACACCGTGCGTATCATGGAGACCCGGCCCTTGTCGAAGGACAAGCGGTGGCGCGTGGTCGAGATCGTCGAACGCGCACGCTGA
- the rplN gene encoding 50S ribosomal protein L14 has protein sequence MIQQESVVKVADNSGAKRALVIRVLGGTRRRYAGLGDRVIVAVKDALPNGTVKKSDVAKAVVVRTVKETRRKDGSYIRFDENAVVIINDNGEPKATRIFGPVARELREKRYMKIVSLAPEVL, from the coding sequence ATGATCCAGCAGGAATCGGTGGTGAAGGTGGCGGACAACAGTGGTGCCAAGCGCGCCCTGGTGATCCGCGTGCTCGGCGGCACGCGCCGTCGCTATGCGGGCCTGGGTGACCGGGTCATCGTGGCGGTGAAGGACGCGCTCCCGAACGGCACGGTGAAGAAGTCGGACGTGGCGAAGGCCGTGGTGGTCCGCACGGTGAAGGAGACGCGCCGGAAGGACGGCTCGTACATCCGCTTCGACGAAAACGCGGTCGTGATCATCAACGACAACGGCGAGCCGAAGGCGACCCGTATCTTCGGCCCGGTGGCGCGCGAGCTTCGCGAGAAGCGCTACATGAAGATCGTGTCGCTGGCCCCCGAGGTGCTCTGA
- the rplX gene encoding 50S ribosomal protein L24, with protein sequence MHVTKGDTVRVMRGDDKGKEGKVLQVYPKTGRIKVEGVNIVKKHRKARTAEETSGIIEMAAPFHASNVMLLDSKTGKPTRVKTRIDKDGTKERVGVKSGEVIPRAR encoded by the coding sequence ATCCACGTGACGAAGGGTGATACCGTCCGCGTGATGCGGGGCGACGACAAGGGGAAGGAGGGCAAGGTCCTCCAGGTGTACCCCAAGACGGGCCGCATCAAGGTGGAAGGCGTCAACATCGTGAAGAAGCACCGCAAGGCGCGCACGGCGGAAGAGACCAGCGGCATCATCGAGATGGCCGCACCCTTCCACGCGTCGAACGTGATGCTGCTCGATTCGAAGACCGGCAAGCCGACGCGCGTGAAGACGCGCATCGACAAGGACGGCACGAAGGAGCGCGTCGGCGTGAAGAGCGGTGAAGTGATTCCCCGTGCGCGCTGA
- the rplE gene encoding 50S ribosomal protein L5: MPAAAPRLKTHYEQTVRAALAKQFGFTNPMEIPTLEKIVINCGVGEAVKQPKLLDVVVEELALITGQKPVRRKAKKSVANFGLREGQEIGASVTMRGARMWEFLDRFVTVACPRIRDFRGLGTKSFDGRGNYTLGIKEQMIFPEINYDMVEQIHGMDITFVTTASKDAHAFALLHQLGMPFRGDDKPVTPKVAQPTAA; this comes from the coding sequence TTGCCGGCGGCCGCCCCGCGCCTCAAGACGCACTACGAGCAGACGGTCCGCGCGGCGCTGGCGAAGCAGTTCGGCTTCACCAACCCGATGGAGATTCCGACGCTCGAGAAGATCGTGATCAACTGCGGCGTGGGTGAGGCCGTGAAGCAGCCGAAGCTGCTCGACGTGGTGGTCGAGGAGTTGGCGCTGATCACGGGCCAGAAGCCGGTCCGTCGCAAGGCGAAGAAGTCGGTCGCCAACTTCGGCCTCCGCGAGGGGCAGGAGATCGGCGCGTCGGTGACGATGCGCGGCGCCCGGATGTGGGAGTTCCTCGATCGTTTCGTGACGGTGGCGTGCCCGCGTATCCGCGACTTCCGCGGCCTCGGCACGAAGTCGTTCGACGGCCGCGGCAACTACACGCTCGGCATCAAGGAGCAGATGATCTTCCCCGAGATCAACTACGACATGGTCGAGCAGATCCACGGCATGGACATCACGTTCGTGACGACGGCGTCGAAGGACGCGCATGCGTTCGCCCTGCTGCATCAGCTGGGCATGCCGTTCCGTGGCGACGACAAGCCGGTGACGCCCAAGGTGGCGCAGCCGACCGCGGCCTGA
- the rpsN gene encoding 30S ribosomal protein S14, which yields MAKTSKLVQNAKRAELVQRHAAKRAAFKATINNPKSTPEEKLQAVNALHKMPRNSSATRVRNRCNMSGRPRGFLRHFGLSRIALRDMALMGLIPGVRKASW from the coding sequence ATGGCAAAGACGAGCAAGCTGGTCCAGAACGCGAAGCGCGCCGAGCTGGTGCAGCGGCATGCGGCCAAGCGCGCCGCGTTCAAGGCGACGATCAACAACCCGAAGAGCACGCCGGAGGAGAAGCTCCAGGCGGTGAATGCGCTGCACAAGATGCCGCGCAATTCGTCCGCGACGCGCGTGCGCAACCGCTGCAACATGAGCGGCCGTCCGCGTGGCTTCCTCCGCCACTTCGGGCTTTCGCGTATCGCCCTCCGCGACATGGCCCTCATGGGCCTGATCCCGGGCGTGCGCAAGGCCAGCTGGTAA